From the Deinococcus gobiensis I-0 genome, the window GAACAGCGGGTCGCCCAGGTTCAGCTTGGCGCGCACCGAGTCGAGCAGGTTGGGCAGCAGGCGCAGGATGTTCCCGGCCTGCATCAGGATGACGGTGAAGCGGCCGTCGCTGGGGCTGATGTCGCTGGTGATCGGCAGGCGGTAGTTCGCCATGCCCAGGTTGGCGACCATCACGCCGATGCCCTCGAAACTGCGCTCCTGGCCGTCGATCTTGAGGTTGAAGGTGGTCTTCTTGGGGTTGAGCTGCCGCATGGCGCTGATGGCGTAGGCCAGGGCCCCGAAGCGCTCCTTGAGGTCCTCGCTGTCGCGGATCATGGCGGCGTCGGCGCCCGCCCCCGCCAGCATGCAAAAGCCCTTCTTCTCGCCGCGCACCTCGACCTCGCCCATGTCGAGCCGCAGGGCGTGTCCGGCGAGCACCACGCCGACCAGGCCCTCGGGGTCCTTGGGCAGGTCGAGGTTCTGGGCGATCAGGTTGGCGGTGCCGGCCGGGTAGGCCAGCAGGGGCACGTTGCGGTAGCGCGCGGCGTAGGCCAGGCTGCTGACGGTGCCGTCGCCCCCGGCCCCGACGAGGGTGTGGAAACTTTCGAGGTCCTCGACGTAGGACTCCATCGGCATGTCCTTTTCCAGTTCGCGCTCGACGACCTCCAGGCCGGCGGCGCGCAGGCCCTGCACGAAGGCGGGCAGGCCGCTGTCGCCCTGACCGCTTTTCGGGTTGAAGACCACCAGGACCCGGCGCAGGTCGCCTGCGGGCGTGGGCGAGGAGGCGGGCGCGGAATTCTGCACATCGGGGGGGGGAGTTTGACCCTGCATTTGAGCCGACATTACACTGCCGGCACGGAGGCTCAGCCATGCAACGGATCTTTCTCGCTTCTTTACTGTTCGCCGGAGCGCTCGCGTCCTGTGCGCCGAGCACCGGCAGCGTCGCCGGAGTCACGGTCGCGCCCGTGCTCGTCAAGGTGTCGGAGGCGGCGGCGCGCGGCGGCACGCTGACCATCCAGGGCCGGTATCTCGGCGGCCCGGCCACCGGCCGCGTGCTGATGGGCGTCACCGAGGACGGCCAGGGCGGCTACGCGGTGCCGGCGGCGGCCGTGCAGTCCTGGACCGACAGCCAGATCGTGCTGACGATTCCCGACAATGCCCCCGTCGGCGGGTCGTGGCTGTTCGTGGAGGTCGGGGGCAGGCGGTCGGCCAACGGGCTGCCCTACAGCGTCCGGCAGTAGGCCAGTCGGCCCACACGGGCGCCCTTTCCCCTGCGCCTCTTGCCTTATCTGCCCGCCCGCAGCGCGTCCTGAACGCGCCGGGCGGGTAAACTCTTGGGGTTATGGCGATCCAACGCCCCAAGGGCACCCAGGACCTGCTGCCGGAGGGCAGTCCGAAACTCAGTCTCGACACCCAGGCCTCGGCCTTCACCCACATTCAGGACGTGGCCCGGCGGGTGCTGGAGCGCGCGGGCGCGCAGTTCATCGCCACGCCCATCTTCGAGGACGCCGAACTCGTCAAGCGTGGCGTGGGCGGCAGCACCGACATCGTCCGCAAGGAGATGTTCACCGTCACCTACTTCGGGGACCACGGCGGCTTCATCCTGCGCCCCGAGGGCACGGCGGGCATCGTGCGCGCCTACCTCCAGGCCGGGCTCAAGCAGTTGCCCGCGCCCCTGAAGCTCTGGACGCACGGCCCGATGTTCCGCGCCGAGAACGTTCAGAAAGGACGCCTGCGCCAGTTCCATCAGGTGGACTACGAGGTGCTGGGCGCCGAGGGCGCCCTGGTGGACGCCGAGGCCATCGCCCTGATGGTCGGGGTCGTGCGCGAGCTGGGCTTGAAGGGCGTACGGGTCAAGCTCGGCAGCATCGGCGACCCCGAGGACCGCGAAGCCTACAACGCCTACCTGCGCGGGCTGTTCACGCCGCACCTGGAACGGCTCTCGGACGACAGCAAGGACCGCCTGGAGCGCAACCCCATGCGGATCCTGGACTCCAAGAGCGCCCAGGACCAGGACCTCATCCGCGAGCTGGACGTGCGGCCCATGCTCGATTCGCTGGGCGAGGCGGCGGCGGCGCACTTCGCGCAGGTGCGCGCCTACCTTGACGACTGGGGGGTGGCCTACGACGTGGACCCCAGCATCGTGCGCGGGCTGGACTATTACCGCCGCACCGCCTGGGAACTGCACCACGAGGGTGTCGGCGCGAAGTCGGCCCTGGGCGGGGGCGGGCGCTACGACGGGCTGGCCGAACAGCTCGGCGGGCCGATGGTGCCGGGCATCGGCTGGGCCTTCGGCATCGAGCGGCTGCTGATCGCGCTGGCGGCCGAGGGCGTGGCCCTGCCGGCCGGGGACGGCCCACTGCTGTACCTCGCCGCGATGGAAGACGCCCAGGTGGCCTTCGCCGCGAAGGTGGCCCAGGAGGCGCGCGCCGCCGCACGGGTCGAGTTCGCCTACCGCCCGCAGAAACCCGGCAACGCCTTTCGCGACGCCGAGCGCCGCCGCGCCCGCTACGCCGCCGTGATCGGCAGCGACGAGCAGGAACGCGGCGTCCTGAAACTCAAGCACCTCGGCACGGGCGCCCAGCAGGACGTGGCGCTCGCCGATCTCAAGACTTTTCTGGAACAGGAGAACGCATGAAACGCACCGCCCTCATCGGCCAGCTCGCGCCGTACAGCGACCAGACCGTGACCCTGCAAGGCTGGGTCAACCGCCGCCGCGACCTCGGGGGCCTGATCTTCATCGAGCTGCGCGACCGCTCCGGCGTGGTGCAGGTGCAGGTCGAGCCGGACTCGGCCGCCTTCGCCGAGGCCGACCAGCTGCGCGCCGAGTACGTCGCGGAGGTCGAGGGCCGGTTCCAGCTGCGCCCGGAAAGTCAGCGCAAGGGGGGGTTGGGCGACTATGAGGTCATCGCCGCGCGCGTGAAGGTGCTCAACGCGGCCAAAACCCCGGCCTTCGAACTCGACAAGGGCGACCAGGTGGCCGAGGACATCCGCCTGAAATACCGCTACCTCGACCTGCGCCGCCCCGAGATGCAGCGCGCGCTGATGCTGCGAAGCAAGGCGGTCGCGGCCGTGACGGCGTTCCTGGAGGCCGAGGGCTTCGTCCAGGTCGAGACGCCGATGCTCACGCGCAGCACCCCCGAGGGCGCACGCGACTTCCTGGTGCCCAGCCGCCTGAGCGCGGGCGAGTTCTACGCGCTGCCGCAGTCGCCGCAGCTGTTCAAGCAGCTCCTGATGATCGCGGGCTTCGACCGCTACTACCAGCTCGCGCGCTGCTTCCGCGACGAGGACCTGCGCGCCGACCGCCAGCCCGACTTCACGCAGCTCGACATGGAGATGAGCTTCGTCGAGCAGGACGACGTGCTGGAGCTTCAGGAGCGCCTGATGGCCCACGTGTTCCGCGAGGTGCTGGGGGTGGAGCTGCCTCTCCCCTTTCCGCGCCTGAGTTACCAGGACGCCATGGACCGCTACGGCTCGGACAAGCCGGACCTGCGCTTCGGGCTGGAGTTCGCGGAGATGACGGACCTGTTCGCGGGCGGCGGCTTCAAGGCCTTCGCCTCGGCGGCGAGCGTCAAGGCCATCGTCGCCCCCGAGCTGACCCGCAAGCAGATCGACGAACTCGAACGCGTCGCCAAGCAGAACGGCGCGGGCGGGCTGGCGTGGCTGCGCCGCGAGGGCAAGGGCTTCACGGGCGGCATCAGCAAGTTCGTGGGCGACCTGGCCCCCGAGCTGATCGCCCGCACCGGCGTCCCCGAGGGCGGCACGCTGCTCTTCGCGGCGGGCGAGTGGAAAAAGGCCGTCTCGGCGCTCGGGGCCGTGCGCCTCGCGCTGCGTGACCTGTTCGGCCTCGCGGCCGCCGGGCCGGCCTTCCACGTTTCCTGGGTCGTGGACTTTCCGCAACTGGACTACGACGAGGACTCGGCGTCGTGGACCTACATGCACCACCCCTTCACCGCGCCGCACCCGGACGACGTGGCGCTGTTCGGCACCGCGCGCCAGGGCGAGATCCGCGCGCAGGCCTACGACCTCGTGCTCAACGGCTTCGAGGTCGGCGGCGGCAGCGTCCGGATCCACGACCCCGAGGTGCAGGCAAAGATGTTCGCGGCCATCGGCATGAGCGACGCGGACGCCCGCGAAAAGTTCGGGTTCTTCCTCGACGCGCTGGCCTCGGGCACGCCCCCGCACGGCGGCATCGCCTGGGGTTTCGACCGCCTGATCATGGTGATGGCCGGGGCCGCGAGCATCCGTGAGGTCATCGCATTCCCCAAGAACAACCGGGGTGCGGACCTCATGGCGGGGGCGCCCTCGGTTGTGGACGCGCCGCAACTCGCGGAGGTCGGGGTGGCGGTGTTGGCTGGAGAATAAGGATATGGGGGCATTCAGCTCCCATATTTGTCAGAACACTAAGTGAATCTATTCACGAGCAAACTAGATCGTGAATTTTTGATTTCCTCTGAATTTGGGTCTTCTGCGCCTTCTGACTAAACTGCGGGACGTGAGTGAAGCGTCTCTGCCCCTGCGCGCCGTGCTGTTCGACCGCGACGATACGATTGCCTGGACCGACCCGTCGGTATACCGCGAGGCGGCGCTGTGGGCAGCAGGCCACTTCGGTCTCGACCCCAGGGCCGTAGGGCGGGCCCTGCAGGCCCAGTGGGAGGAACGGGCCTTCGGGTGGTGGCACCTGCGCAGCGAGGAGGACGAGGCGCAGTTCTGGACCGAGTACGGCCTGGAACTGGTAGAGCGGCTGGGCCTTCCCCCTTCGGCCGCGCCGGACCTGATGGCGGCCTTTCCCTACGAGCGGTACATGAAGCCGGTCGAGGGCGCGCGCGACGTGCTGGGCGAACTGCGCAACCGGGGCCTGAAGATCGGGGTTCTGAGCAATACCCTGCCGAGCATCGGGCGGACGCTGAGCGCGGTCGGCCTGGACGATCTCGTGGACGTGGCGCTGGCGACCTGCACGCTGGGGGTCCACAAACCCGAGGCCCAGGCCTTCCTGCTGGCCGCAGACGCCCTGGGGATCAGGCCGGACGAGGTGCTGTTCATCGACGACAAGGCCGAGAACATCGCGGGCGCGCGGGCGGTCGGCATGCGCGCCGAGCTGATCGACCTGCGCGGGCAGACGCCGGGCGCGCTGCACGACCTGCGCGCGGTGCTGCCCCTGGCGGCCCGGTGAACGCCCGGCCCTGGCCCATCCTCGACGGGCATCTGGACCTCGCCTACAACGCCGGGCTGGGCCGCGACCTGACCCTGCCCCTGGACGGATTGCGGGCAGCCGACCCGGTAGAGGGACAGACCGCCACGGTCAGTTTTCCCGAGCTGCGGGCGGCGGGGGTGCGCGCCGCCTTCGCCACCCTGTTCGCCCTGCCGGCCGGGGCCGGCGAGCTGAGCGGCGAGGGCTACCGCGACCACGCGGGGGCGCGGCGGCAGGCGCTCGAGCAGCTCGACCAGTACCGCCGCTGGGAGGACGCGGGCCATGTGCGGCTCCTGACGGACGCGGCGGCCCTGCGGGAGGTCCTCGCCGCGCCCGAAGGCGCTGGGCCGCTGGGCCTGGTCCTGCTGATGGAAGGAGCCGATCCGGTACGCGACGCGGACGACCTGCCCTTCTGGGTCGGGGCCGGGGTGCGGGTGATCGGACCGGCGTGGGGAGCCACGCGCTACGCCGGGGGCACCGACGCGCCGGGACCGCTGACCGGCGCCGGGCGCGACCTTGTCGCGGCGATGCGCGACCTGGGCATGACGCTCGACCTCTCGCACCTCGACGACGCGGCCTTCGAGGGGGTCATGGAAGCGCCTCCCCGACTGATCGCCACGCACGCCAACAGCCGCGCGCTGGTGCCGGGCAACCGCCACCTCACCGACGAGATGGCCCGCGCGGTGGCGGCCTCGGGCGGGGTCATCGGACTGGTGCTGCTCAGCCGTTTCCTGCGCGCCGGGGTGGGCGACACGGTGCGCGTGCCGCCGGAGGCCGTGCTGGAGCACGCGCGGCACTACGCCCGGCTCGTCGGCTGGGAGCACGTCGGCCTGGGCAGCGACCTCGACGGGGGCTTCGGGGCCGAGAAGACGCCGCTGGGGATCGGGCGCTACGCCGACGTGCCGGGACTGCTGGACCACCTGCCCGCCGAGGCCCGTGCGGGGGTGGCGGGCGGAAACTGGGCACGCTGGCTGCTGGGGGCGCTGGGCTGACCTCCAGGGCCGGAGCTGACCGGGCGGGGGGCGACTTCCGGAGAACTGTTCTAGAGTGGGCGCCGTGAACAACAGTTTCGATACGCGTCAGCACGCGGCCGATCCGGCGCGGCGGCTGGCCGAGGAGGCGTTGCGGGACCGGGTGGAGGGCGGAGACTGGACCTTCGTCGCCCCGCAGCCGGTGTGGGCGGGGTCGGCCCGCCTGAGCCTGCGGGCCCGGCCCGACATGGACAGCGCGCAGGTGACCGAGGCGCTGCCCGGCGAGGCGCTGGAGCGCCTGTGGACCGGGACCGGCGTGGGCGGACAGGACTGGGTGCGGGTCCGCACCCGCCGCGACGGCTATCTGGGCTGGGTGCCGGAGGGCACGCTGCTAGACCGCGCGCCGCAGGGCGAGGCGCTGGAGGTCACGGCGTTGCGGGCGCACGCCTTCGCGGGGCCGAAGGTGAGCCGGCCGGTCGTGGGCGAGCTGTGCCTGGGCGCGCGGGTGTGGCGCGCGGCTGGCGAGGTCGTGACCGAGGAACACAGGCGCTGGGTCCCGGTACGGCTGGCCGGGGGCGAGGCGGCCTGGGTGCAGGAGGTGGCCTTCGCGCCGCTGGCGGTCACGGACCCGGCCGACTTCGCGCTGTGGCTGCTGGAGACGCCCTACGTGTGGGGCGGGCGCAGCGCCTGGGGGCTGGACTGCTCGGGGCTGAGCGGGCTGGCCTACGCGGCCTGCGGCCGGGACCTGCCACGCGACGCCGACCAGCAGCAGGCGGCCCTCGCGGCGGTGGAGGCGCCGGAACGCGGCGACCTCGTGTTCTTTCCGGGGCACGTGGGGATCATGCTCGACGGGCGGCGGCTGGTCCATGCCAACGCCACGCACATGCGCGTGACGGTCGAGACGCTGGGCGAGGGCGGGTACGGCGAGCGCCTGCGGGCGAGTTGCGCGGGCTTCGGGCGGTGGACGGCGTGAGCGGGGCCGTGACCTGGGAGACGCGCGAGCTGCACACCGCGCAGCCCTTCGGCATCGCGCGCTGGACACACAGCGTCTACCCACGCACCTTCGTCACGCTGGACGCGGGGGGCGTGCGCGGCCAGGGCGAGTCGGCCCCGAACGCCTTCTACGGCGAGACGGGCGCCACCGTGCAGGCGGTGCTGCCGCTGCTCGCGGGCGCGCTGGAGGACCCCTGGGACTGGGACGGCCTGCGCGCGCGGCTGGACGCCCGGATGCCGCAGGGCCACCCGAGCGTGAAATGCGCGCTGGAGATGGCGGCGCTGGACTGGTGCGCCCGGAGCGCCGGGCTGCCGGTTTGGCGGCTGCTGGGGCTCTCGCCCGGCGCGCTGCCCGAGAGCAGCTACACGGTGTCCATCGCCGCGCTGCCCGAGATGCGCCGGCAGGCCCGCGAGGCCGCCGCGCGCGGACACGGCGTCCTGAAGGTGAAGCTGGGCACGGCGCAGGACGAGCAGATCGTCGCGGCGCTGCGCGAGGAGGCGCCGGAGGCCGCGCTGCGGGTGGACGCCAACGCCGCGTGGAGCCGCCCGCAGGCCCGCCGGATGCTGGGCGTGCTGGAGGCGGCCGGCGTAGAGTTCGTCGAGCAGCCGCTCGCGGCCGGGGACCTGGAGGGGCACGCGGCGCTGCGCGGCGTCTCGGCGGTGCCCATCGTGGCCGACGAGAGCCTGCACCACGTCTCGGACATCGTGGCGCTGGCGGGGGCCTTCGACGGGGTGAACCTCAAGCTCGCCAAGCTGGGGGGGCCACTGCGGGCGCTGGAGGCCCTGCGGCTGGCGCGGGCGCACGGCCTGGGCGTGATGATGGGCTGCATGATCGAGAGTTCGCTGGGGATCGCCGCCGCCGCGCACCTCGCGGGGCTGTGCGACTGGGCCGACCTCGACGGGGCGCTGCTGCTCGCGGACGACCCGTACCGGGGGCTGGAGTGGACCGCCGGGCACCTCGCGCGGCCCCAGGGCGCGGGCTGGGGGGTCGAAGCGGGATGATCCGGGTGGCGGTCCTGGGCTGCGGCAACCGGGGGGCCGACGTGTACGCGCGCCACCTCGCGGCGCAGGGGGCCGCCGTGACCCACCTCGCCGAGCCCAGGGCCGCGCGGCTGGCCGAGGTCGCGGCGCGGCATGGCGTCCCGGCCGGGGCCTGCTTCGCGGACACGGACGCCTTCTTCGCGCTCGGGCGGGTGGCCGACGCGGTGGTGATCGCCACGCCGGACGGCGACCACATGGAGCCGTGCCTGCGCGCCCTGGCGCTGGGCTACGACGTGCTGCTCGAAAAGCCGCTGTGCCCCGACGAGCGTGACCTGGAGCGGCTGCTCGCGGCGCAGGCGGCCTCGACCGGGCGGGTGACGGTCTGCCACGTGCTGCGGGCCACGCCGTTTTTCCGGGCGGTACGCGGGGTGCTGGACAGCGGGCGGCTGGGGCGGCTGGTGGGCATCGTGCAGGCCGAGAACGTCGCCTTCTGGCACTACGCGCACTCCTACGTACGGGGCAACTGGGCGCAGTCGCCGCCCGCCGCGCCGTTCATCCTCGCCAAGAGCAGCCACGACCTCGACCTGCTGCGCTGGTTCGCGGGCTCTCCCCCACTGCGGGTGAGCAGCGAAGGCGGCCTGCACCACTTCCGGCCCGGGGAGGCCCCGGCGGGGGCGGCGGCGCGCTGCGTGGCCTGCGCGGTCCCGGCGTGCCCCTACGACGCGCGGCGCATCTACGGCGGGCGCGACCCGCAGGCGTGGCCGGTGACGGTGCTCACGGCGGGCGGAACCTCGCTGGAAGACGCCCTCTCCTCGGGCCCCTACGGGCGCTGCGTGTACCACGCGGGCAACGACGTGCCCGACCACCAGACGGTGACGGTGGCCTTCGCGGGCGGGGTCACGGCGCAGCTCACGGTGAGCGCTTTCACGCACAACAACACGCGCACCCTCAAACTGTGCGGCACCCACGGCGAGCTGCGCGCCCACATGGAGCGCGGCGAACTGGAGCTGCACGACTTCCGCAGCGGCGAGGTCACGCGCCTGGAGGTGGACGCGTCCGGCAACCACGGTGGCGGCGACGAGGCCCTGGTGGCGGCGTGGCTGCGCTTCCTGCGGCGCGAAGGAGACGTACCCACCCCGCTGGCCGAGTCGCTCGACTCGCACCGCATCGCCTTTGCGGCCGAGCGGGCGCGGCGCTCGGGCACGGTGCAGGTGCTGGACTAGGCGGCGCCCGGGCAGGACGCCGGCCTCGGTTCCCCTTTCGCCTCAGAGATCGGCCGGGCAGGCCCCCAGGCCATACAGTCCGGGACCGACATGCGCGCCGATCACCCCGCCGATGAGCTGGGCACGGCCGCCCACCACGCGCAGGCGACTGCGCAGGGCGGCGGCGCGCAGTTCCAGCAGCGCCGCCGGATCGGCCCCGGCGTGGGCCACCGTGAGGTGCAGGGGCGCGGAGCCGTAGCGGTCTTCGAGACTCAGCAGCATCTCCGCGAGGGCCTGGTCGGTGCGCACGCGGCGCAGGGGCCGCAGCCGGCCCTCTCCGAAACCCAGGACCGGGCGCAGGTCGAGCATATTGCCCACGAACCGCTGCACGCGGCCCAGGCGGCCGCCCCGCCGCAGGTAATCCAGGGTCGGCACCGTGAACTGGGTCAGGCCGTGCGTGCGGGCCCGGGCGACGGCAGCCTCGGCGGCGTCCAGGTCCGCCCCGGCGTCCAGGGCGGCGCGGGCGCGCAGGGCCGCCTCCGCGAGGGCGACCGAGGCCACGCCGCTGTCCACCACCCGCACGCGCTCCCCGAAGCCCGCCGCCGCCTCGCGGGCCTGGCCGACCGTCTGCGAGAGCGCGCCGCTGAGATGCACGCTCAGAATGGCGTCGCAGCCCCGGAGCAGCCGGGCGTAGCGCGCGGCGAAGGCCTCCGGGCCGGGCGGCGCGGTCGTGACCCGGCCACCGGCGCGCTGGTGGGCATAGACCGGAGCAGGGTCGTCGGGCGACAGCGCTCCCCCACCCACGAGCGAGAGCCGCAGCGGCACGATCACCAGGCCCAGCCGACGCGCCGCCGACGTGCTGAGGTCACAGGTGGAGTCGGTCACGACGGCGACGCGCATGGATGGCCCATGGTGCGGCGCGCGGGCGTGTGGCGCGTGAGGACCGCGCCGGGACGCCGCCTGACAGGCCAGGCCTATACTCCGCAGCGATATGCAGGAACGTCCTACTGTTGCAGTGCTGTGCCACACCGGCGCGGGCGGGTCGGGGGTAGTCGCGACCGAACTGGGTCTCCAGGTCGCCCGCTCAGGCCACGAGGTCCACTTCGTCGGCCCCGCCATGCCCTTTCGCCTCATGGGTCACCAGGGCTTCCGGGGACCCTACTTCCACCAGATCAGCAGCTTCGCCTACGCGCTCTTCGACCAGCCCTACCCCGAACTCGCCGCCGCCAACACGCTGGCCGAGGTGATCCAGGAGTACGGCGTGGACCTCACGCACGCCCACTACGCCATTCCGCACGCCACCGCCGCCAACCACGCGCGCGCCATCACCGGGCGCGGGCGGGTCATCACGACGCTGCACGGCACCGACGTGACGCTGGTGGGGGCCGAACCGGCCTTCCGGCAGACCACCCGGCATGCCATCGAGCGCAGCGACCACGTCACGGCCGTTTCGCACTTCCTGGCCGAGCAGACCCGCGAGGTCTTCGGCACGCAGCGCGAGATCGAGGTGATCCACAACTTCGTGGACTCGGGGCGCTTCGTGCGCATCACCGACCCCGCCGTGCGCGCCCGTTTCGCGCACCCGGAAGAGGCGCTCATCGTGCACGTCAGCAACTTCCGGCCGGTCAAGCGGGTGGAGGACGTGGTGCAGGTCTTCGCCCGCGTGGCGAGCGAGCTGCCCGCCCGGCTCCTGATGGTCGGAGACGGTCCCGAGCGCGCCCGCGCCTTCGATCTGGCGCGCGAACTGGGCGTCATCGGGCGCACACAGTTCCTGGGGTCCTTCCCCGACGTGCAGACCGTGCTGGGCATCAGCGACCTGTTCCTGCTGCCCAGCAGCAACGAGTCCTTCGGGCTGGCGGCGCTGGAGGCCATGAGCTGCGAGATGCCGGTGGTCGCCTCGCGCGCCGGAGGCATTCCCGAGGTCGTCGAGCACGGCGTGAACGGGTTCCTGGCCGATGTGGGCGACGTCGACGCGATGGCCGACGCCGCGCTGCGCGTGCTGCGCGACCGTGACCTTTACACCCGCATGAGCGCCGCCGCCCGCGAGACGGCCGTCACGCGCTTTCACCCCGGTCTGATCGTGCCGCAGTACCTCGCGGCCTACCGGCGCACCGTCCGGGAGGGGGCGGGCGCGCCGGGCTGCTGAGCCCCTATCGCCCCAGGTCGATCTGCACGGTGGTCTGGGGGGTGTAAGGCTGCACGCGCACGGTGTTGCGCACGTCCACCACCAGGGCGTTCCAGCCGCGCTCCAGCGCCGCCTGGTAGTCGCGGCTGCCCGTGACGGTGGTGGCCGCGCTGGCCCACACGACGAACACGCCGCCCCGGCCCACGTTCAGGCGCACCTCGCGCAGCGGTTCGCCCTCGTCGTGGCTGCCGCTGCCGTTGGTATCGCGGTAGAGGTAGAACTTCAGCTCGGCGGCCTGCGCGGGGGCGCTCACGCGCGTCAGGTCGATGAGGCCCGGCCAGCTCAGGCGATCGTCCACCGGCACCTGGGCGCGGACGGGGGGCGCGGCGTCGGGCAGCGCCAGCGAGAAACGCCCGCCCGTGACCGGCGC encodes:
- the bshA gene encoding N-acetyl-alpha-D-glucosaminyl L-malate synthase BshA gives rise to the protein MQERPTVAVLCHTGAGGSGVVATELGLQVARSGHEVHFVGPAMPFRLMGHQGFRGPYFHQISSFAYALFDQPYPELAAANTLAEVIQEYGVDLTHAHYAIPHATAANHARAITGRGRVITTLHGTDVTLVGAEPAFRQTTRHAIERSDHVTAVSHFLAEQTREVFGTQREIEVIHNFVDSGRFVRITDPAVRARFAHPEEALIVHVSNFRPVKRVEDVVQVFARVASELPARLLMVGDGPERARAFDLARELGVIGRTQFLGSFPDVQTVLGISDLFLLPSSNESFGLAALEAMSCEMPVVASRAGGIPEVVEHGVNGFLADVGDVDAMADAALRVLRDRDLYTRMSAAARETAVTRFHPGLIVPQYLAAYRRTVREGAGAPGC